The Paenibacillus sp. MBLB1832 genome has a window encoding:
- the dndE gene encoding DNA sulfur modification protein DndE, with protein MNFSLKTSKYTAEALKQLQSSTNITPNILIRYAVALSLKNSEPVSPAGKEALDGLALNRNTVTGEFDYIFHALIAQHLKREITDEEYFPGLFNAHLERGIRLLSGEYKMAKNSEGFFRALLSQ; from the coding sequence TTGAATTTCAGTTTAAAAACATCAAAATACACTGCTGAAGCATTAAAGCAACTCCAATCATCGACCAACATTACACCGAATATCTTAATTAGATATGCTGTTGCATTATCTTTAAAAAATTCTGAACCAGTCAGTCCGGCAGGAAAAGAGGCACTTGATGGTTTAGCCTTAAATCGGAATACGGTAACTGGTGAATTTGATTACATTTTTCACGCATTAATTGCACAGCACCTTAAAAGAGAAATCACAGATGAAGAATACTTTCCTGGATTATTCAATGCACATTTAGAACGTGGAATCCGTCTATTAAGCGGTGAGTACAAAATGGCTAAAAATAGTGAGGGTTTCTTTAGAGCCCTACTAAGCCAATAA
- the dndD gene encoding DNA sulfur modification protein DndD encodes MKLKKVLLRNIGAYYGTQNEIDLDTTNGQNVVLFGGKNGAGKTTLLESLRIALFGSLAYGFMTDNEAYYNRIRTIFNRKAVETGESTYQVILYYTAIENFVPTEYVLNRSWSLKNNKIKESFHVQRDGKELSDREIDNYQNRLREEIPPRLFELCLFDGEEISRIVSESQIPQYLNEAGKVLFNLDLFSNLERDLQTFKTHQIQKQDSSEDEKQKALLEEQLQVAQKKLSSLFTEMDLLSAESNQLKDLLAELKNDFEKHGGLQKDKREKLVTEVNSIENKRKHNTDQIREFVQTLLPLYMVRDLILETDLQMETEKGNESFEYVQSKLNSQIIKDILESTAKNNIGTYSDSLSSTVLENILDVIKPKDSVLIHRASFAQKSEVRELLSKINKVDTNYYNSLYTENSQLLEVAQTKRKQLEDNDKASEFKSILEDIENTSQLIEQKRMLIEQKVEEETLLMETIRQAKIDIEKIAEKLLASRKTENSFSMADKLIKVSLRFRNMQLRKKLDQVQNEAIKMIHKLFRKKDYVTRIYIDHETFELNLFKGHEVIVKERLSAGEKEMLMLSVIWAMFKCSGWRLPFVFDTLLGRLDQDHKRELIKQFIPNCGEQVIILSTDSEITIDQFQDLKPSISKCYTLEFNTIESKIEIHQDKYFNLQELELA; translated from the coding sequence ATGAAACTAAAAAAAGTCTTACTAAGAAATATCGGTGCCTATTATGGAACACAAAACGAAATTGACCTAGATACAACAAATGGCCAAAACGTTGTATTATTTGGCGGGAAAAATGGAGCAGGTAAAACCACATTATTAGAATCTCTTCGTATTGCTCTATTCGGTTCCCTTGCATATGGATTTATGACTGATAATGAAGCTTATTATAACCGTATACGAACAATTTTTAACCGCAAGGCCGTCGAAACTGGCGAAAGCACATACCAGGTGATTCTCTATTACACAGCAATTGAAAACTTTGTTCCGACTGAATATGTTCTGAATAGAAGCTGGTCACTTAAAAACAACAAAATTAAAGAATCATTTCATGTACAAAGGGATGGAAAAGAGTTGTCAGATCGGGAAATTGACAATTATCAGAATCGACTACGCGAGGAAATTCCACCACGATTGTTTGAGCTTTGCCTTTTTGACGGTGAAGAAATATCTCGAATTGTTTCCGAGAGTCAAATACCACAATATTTAAATGAAGCAGGAAAAGTGTTATTTAATCTTGACCTATTTTCTAACTTAGAAAGAGATTTACAAACATTCAAAACTCACCAGATTCAAAAACAAGACTCTTCTGAAGATGAAAAACAGAAAGCATTACTTGAAGAACAATTGCAAGTGGCACAAAAAAAATTATCCTCCTTATTTACTGAAATGGATCTACTAAGCGCAGAGTCCAATCAACTAAAAGATCTTTTGGCTGAGCTTAAGAATGACTTCGAGAAGCATGGTGGACTTCAAAAGGACAAAAGAGAAAAACTTGTCACCGAAGTTAATAGTATTGAGAATAAGCGCAAACATAATACAGATCAAATAAGAGAATTTGTTCAAACATTACTGCCATTATATATGGTTAGAGATTTAATTCTCGAAACAGATCTCCAGATGGAAACCGAGAAAGGCAATGAATCTTTTGAGTACGTACAATCCAAATTAAATTCTCAAATCATTAAGGATATTTTGGAGAGTACTGCAAAAAATAACATTGGTACTTATTCAGACAGCCTCTCTTCTACTGTCTTAGAAAATATTCTGGATGTAATCAAGCCAAAAGACAGTGTATTAATTCATCGAGCTTCATTTGCACAAAAAAGTGAAGTCCGAGAGCTACTCTCTAAAATTAATAAAGTAGATACAAATTATTATAATTCGTTATATACAGAAAATAGTCAGTTACTTGAAGTGGCTCAAACAAAAAGAAAACAATTAGAAGACAATGACAAGGCAAGTGAATTTAAAAGTATCCTTGAAGATATAGAGAATACGTCCCAATTGATCGAGCAAAAACGTATGCTTATTGAGCAGAAGGTTGAAGAAGAAACTCTTCTAATGGAAACCATTAGACAAGCAAAAATAGATATTGAGAAGATTGCCGAAAAATTATTGGCTTCAAGGAAAACGGAGAACTCCTTCTCTATGGCCGATAAATTAATCAAAGTCAGTCTCCGTTTTAGAAATATGCAACTCCGCAAAAAGTTAGATCAAGTCCAAAATGAAGCAATTAAAATGATTCATAAGTTATTTAGAAAAAAGGATTATGTTACTAGGATTTATATTGATCATGAAACGTTCGAATTAAATCTTTTTAAAGGTCATGAAGTGATTGTCAAAGAGCGCTTATCTGCTGGTGAAAAAGAGATGTTAATGTTGTCTGTTATTTGGGCAATGTTTAAATGCTCCGGATGGAGATTACCTTTCGTATTTGATACCCTATTAGGCCGTTTAGACCAGGATCATAAAAGAGAGCTAATCAAGCAGTTTATTCCTAACTGTGGCGAGCAAGTTATCATTCTCTCAACTGATTCCGAAATTACTATTGACCAGTTCCAAGATTTAAAACCTTCCATTTCAAAATGTTACACACTAGAATTCAATACAATTGAAAGTAAAATCGAAATTCATCAAGATAAGTACTTTAACTTACAAGAATTGGAGTTGGCCTAA
- the dndC gene encoding DNA phosphorothioation system sulfurtransferase DndC, with the protein MNYKWKQDLWRGIELVLNIFAGNTKFEVSKALVKETYLSDERPWVVGFSGGKDSTALVQIIFTALSELSTEQLTKKVYVISSDTLVETPLIINKISQTLGRIQDRALELGLPIEAHKVKPAPESTFWTSIIGKGYPTPRQTFRWCTDRLKIEPANRFILDKVSKFGEVNMVLGVRDSESSTRAGVMQAHTIEGKVLMRHSTLTNAFVFAPIRSFDTDDVWEYLLQVESPWGDDNNELLKLYQDSNSECPLVVDKDIKESAGSCGNSRFGCWTCTVVSEDKALSGFINNGVEWLRPLYDFRKFLVDIRADRNARQKHRMNGQVYLTTNLEGINVETSTKVPIKDLGNYLNQHQIDLANVEELNLIIIDHDGEFKQLGLGPFTLKAREEILRKLLQTQNKVRELHDPTVELISLDELKVIRQFWEDDLDWEDRIPKIYEEETGEQLVWDLNDRPTFAEDQITDLERLCNEEQVNIAVLKKLIAVEKDYSGFKVRRGLLQDFEKALRQDFLHL; encoded by the coding sequence ATGAATTACAAATGGAAACAAGATTTATGGAGGGGAATAGAGTTGGTGCTTAATATATTTGCAGGAAATACAAAATTTGAGGTTTCTAAAGCTCTTGTAAAAGAGACTTATCTTTCCGACGAACGTCCTTGGGTCGTTGGTTTTAGTGGAGGAAAAGATTCAACCGCACTTGTACAAATTATTTTTACTGCACTAAGTGAATTAAGTACAGAACAACTTACAAAAAAAGTATATGTAATCTCTTCAGATACTTTAGTTGAAACACCTTTAATTATTAATAAGATCTCTCAAACGCTAGGTCGAATTCAAGATCGAGCACTTGAATTAGGCTTACCTATTGAAGCACACAAAGTAAAACCCGCACCTGAATCGACTTTTTGGACTTCTATTATTGGAAAAGGATATCCTACGCCGCGGCAAACATTTAGATGGTGTACTGACAGACTAAAAATTGAACCTGCTAACAGGTTCATACTTGATAAAGTATCAAAATTCGGGGAAGTAAATATGGTCCTGGGGGTACGGGATTCTGAAAGTAGTACCCGTGCTGGGGTCATGCAAGCTCATACTATTGAAGGTAAAGTCTTAATGAGACATTCAACACTAACCAACGCATTTGTTTTTGCTCCTATTCGCAGTTTCGATACGGATGATGTCTGGGAATACCTCCTTCAAGTTGAATCTCCATGGGGAGACGATAATAACGAATTATTGAAGCTTTATCAAGATTCGAATAGTGAATGTCCTCTTGTTGTCGATAAAGACATCAAAGAATCTGCTGGTTCATGTGGAAATAGTAGATTTGGTTGCTGGACATGTACAGTAGTTAGTGAAGATAAAGCTTTAAGCGGTTTTATTAATAACGGTGTTGAATGGTTAAGACCTCTTTATGATTTCAGAAAATTCTTAGTAGATATTAGAGCCGATCGAAATGCTCGTCAAAAGCATCGGATGAACGGACAAGTTTACCTAACAACCAATTTAGAAGGTATAAATGTCGAAACTTCAACTAAGGTTCCAATCAAAGATCTCGGTAACTATTTAAATCAGCACCAAATTGATTTGGCAAACGTTGAGGAGTTAAATTTAATCATTATTGATCATGACGGTGAATTCAAACAATTAGGTCTTGGACCTTTTACATTAAAGGCACGTGAAGAAATTCTACGAAAATTACTACAAACACAAAACAAGGTTCGAGAGCTTCATGACCCTACAGTAGAACTCATTTCGCTTGATGAACTAAAAGTAATTCGCCAATTTTGGGAAGATGATTTGGATTGGGAAGATCGGATTCCAAAAATATACGAAGAAGAAACCGGCGAGCAATTAGTTTGGGATCTAAATGACAGACCTACTTTCGCTGAAGACCAAATAACTGACCTCGAACGACTCTGTAATGAGGAACAAGTAAACATTGCAGTATTAAAAAAACTTATTGCAGTAGAAAAAGATTACTCTGGTTTTAAAGTTCGCAGGGGACTGTTACAAGATTTCGAAAAAGCGCTTCGCCAAGATTTTCTACATCTATAA
- the dndB gene encoding DNA sulfur modification protein DndB, with protein sequence MNMNFSYNFPAIKGVQASKDFYTVICPLRLIPKIFLFDEEEIPAEHRAQRLMNKSRIPEITNYILENPKDYVFSSLTASVDGEMSFHPYSEEFKDIGRLTISLDSKFLINDGQHRRAAIEEALKISPELGDESISVVFFHDRGLLRSQQLFADLNRHAVNTTSSIGILYEHRDQLALVTKNLITEVPLLERYTDKEKVSLSKNSPKLFALNHIFNTNCRLLGKKKGELISDQEKQYIKEFWEIFCDSILEWGLVLKKEMSPRELRATSIAAHGVFLEAVGIVGYSLFSKYPTQWKSYLKQLSNIDWSRDNKSDWLGRAYGPTGRINKTNETVQLTANLIKVKLGLSLTDYELQMETRFMEGNRVGA encoded by the coding sequence ATGAATATGAATTTTAGTTATAACTTTCCGGCTATTAAAGGCGTTCAAGCAAGTAAAGACTTTTACACTGTCATTTGTCCATTGCGGCTAATCCCAAAAATATTTTTATTTGACGAAGAAGAGATACCGGCTGAACACAGAGCACAACGATTGATGAATAAGTCTCGAATACCTGAGATCACGAATTACATACTTGAAAATCCAAAAGACTACGTATTCTCTTCTCTTACCGCGTCCGTCGATGGTGAGATGTCTTTCCACCCTTACTCTGAGGAATTCAAAGATATTGGAAGATTAACAATTTCACTTGATTCCAAGTTTCTAATCAATGATGGACAACATCGTCGAGCAGCAATTGAAGAAGCTCTTAAAATTTCCCCTGAACTTGGTGATGAATCAATTTCGGTAGTATTTTTTCATGATCGCGGATTGCTTCGTTCCCAGCAGCTGTTTGCTGATTTAAATCGTCATGCTGTAAACACAACATCATCCATTGGTATTCTGTATGAACACAGAGATCAATTAGCTCTTGTAACAAAAAATTTAATCACTGAAGTTCCACTACTTGAGCGATATACAGATAAAGAAAAGGTATCTCTTTCAAAAAATTCACCTAAGCTATTTGCCCTTAATCATATCTTTAATACGAATTGCCGCCTTCTTGGAAAAAAGAAGGGGGAACTAATTTCAGATCAAGAAAAACAATACATTAAAGAGTTTTGGGAAATTTTCTGTGATTCAATTTTAGAGTGGGGACTTGTATTAAAGAAAGAAATGTCACCTCGAGAATTAAGAGCTACCTCCATAGCTGCACACGGTGTCTTTCTTGAAGCCGTTGGCATAGTAGGATATTCTTTATTCTCAAAGTATCCAACACAGTGGAAATCATATCTAAAACAGCTCTCTAACATTGACTGGAGTCGAGATAATAAGAGTGATTGGTTAGGTCGCGCTTATGGTCCAACCGGAAGAATTAACAAGACTAATGAAACGGTTCAGCTTACGGCAAATCTGATTAAAGTAAAACTCGGTCTTTCTTTAACTGATTATGAATTACAAATGGAAACAAGATTTATGGAGGGGAATAGAGTTGGTGCTTAA
- a CDS encoding UvrD-helicase domain-containing protein, with product MPKTIILSEPYMQSYDKFDRQTRKIIMQSIKMFANDEKGNGFQVHDLRKSTKDKSFRSARINQDLRLIFSQQGEQNILLYVDRHDEAYKWAEGKSLNMSLFGAVYVNDENLTVQGSNSNYLDDFNDEPSLCEQQEISVKNLIKLGITQIHAELIHKIKNEEEFIQYIHVFPQEVQEALIDLITGSKNITEVIAELEDQSLEKYPSIEQGLLHKDSKRRFFIVQNLDELEGIFEQDFDLWRLFLHPKQEQLVKQNFNGPALIEGGPGTGKTVVAIHRAAYLSKHIYPASTGHRILFCTFSRKLASYIKDNLDQLILQNKLDNNVELKGVDQVLAALVHQYELTEAEVSPNEVNELLIQTYNELQPDFSLNFFKAEYADIILRYTITTLEEYLLISRQGMGAALNPAQRSKAWVFFDVFLQRKIERKIIDFEDRAALVCNAIKKGIIPPMYDSIIIDEAQDLSPIKIKALSLLTKSNRNNLFILSDQNQRIYTMANWRKDTRIDIVGRTFHLNVNYRTTKQIREYADKQFIKTTMNQEHIKGYKSLLNGPEPEVKHFNSKKLQYNYIIQLLKQYIKDLQIPPHEICIISPIDRNEFSGILLYEEIPNTVLENDLYPRSDSGVCITSLHGCKGLEFRIVILANYTEIGSDVRKLDPGDWYTDIKVSQTECLKYVASTRSREELIVTYCD from the coding sequence ATGCCAAAAACAATCATATTATCTGAACCTTATATGCAAAGCTACGATAAATTTGATCGTCAGACAAGAAAAATAATTATGCAGAGCATCAAAATGTTTGCTAATGATGAAAAGGGTAACGGATTCCAAGTCCATGATCTAAGAAAAAGTACTAAAGATAAATCGTTTAGAAGCGCTCGAATTAATCAAGATTTACGGTTGATTTTCTCTCAGCAAGGGGAGCAAAATATTCTATTGTATGTGGATCGTCACGATGAAGCTTATAAATGGGCTGAGGGAAAGAGTCTAAATATGAGTTTATTTGGTGCAGTTTATGTGAATGATGAAAACCTAACAGTACAAGGATCAAACTCTAATTACCTAGACGACTTTAATGACGAACCTTCATTGTGTGAACAACAAGAAATTTCCGTGAAAAATCTAATTAAATTGGGTATTACACAGATTCACGCGGAATTAATCCACAAAATAAAAAATGAGGAAGAATTTATTCAGTATATTCATGTATTTCCTCAGGAAGTGCAAGAAGCATTGATTGATTTAATTACAGGTAGCAAGAACATAACAGAAGTAATAGCTGAACTTGAGGATCAGTCTCTAGAAAAATATCCTTCAATTGAGCAGGGCTTGCTACATAAGGACTCAAAAAGAAGATTTTTTATTGTGCAAAATTTAGATGAGCTAGAGGGGATTTTTGAACAGGATTTCGATCTATGGAGGTTGTTCTTACATCCGAAACAGGAGCAATTAGTAAAACAGAACTTTAATGGGCCGGCCTTAATTGAAGGTGGACCTGGGACTGGTAAGACAGTCGTTGCTATACATCGCGCGGCCTACTTATCCAAGCACATTTATCCAGCGTCCACTGGTCATAGGATATTGTTTTGTACGTTTAGTAGAAAGTTAGCTTCATATATAAAAGATAATTTAGATCAATTGATTCTTCAAAACAAATTGGATAATAATGTGGAGCTTAAAGGAGTGGATCAAGTTTTAGCAGCTTTGGTACACCAGTATGAGTTAACAGAGGCAGAAGTTTCGCCTAACGAAGTTAACGAATTGTTAATACAAACTTATAATGAATTACAGCCAGATTTCTCTTTGAATTTTTTCAAAGCTGAGTATGCTGACATTATTTTACGATACACCATTACGACCCTGGAGGAGTATTTACTTATTTCAAGACAAGGGATGGGAGCGGCGCTTAATCCTGCTCAACGAAGTAAAGCTTGGGTTTTTTTTGATGTATTCCTACAGCGTAAGATTGAGCGCAAAATAATAGATTTTGAAGATCGAGCTGCTCTTGTATGCAATGCTATCAAGAAAGGCATTATTCCACCTATGTATGATTCCATAATTATTGATGAAGCTCAGGATCTGTCACCAATAAAGATTAAAGCGCTTAGTTTATTGACTAAAAGCAATAGAAATAATCTATTCATACTTTCTGATCAGAATCAAAGAATATATACGATGGCCAACTGGCGGAAGGACACAAGGATAGATATTGTTGGAAGAACGTTTCATCTGAATGTAAATTATCGTACGACCAAACAAATACGTGAATATGCAGACAAACAATTCATAAAGACAACGATGAATCAGGAACATATTAAAGGATATAAAAGTTTGCTCAATGGTCCAGAGCCAGAGGTTAAACATTTTAATTCAAAAAAACTGCAATACAACTATATTATTCAACTACTGAAACAGTATATTAAAGATTTACAAATTCCTCCTCATGAAATTTGTATCATATCTCCGATTGACAGAAATGAATTTTCAGGCATTTTGCTCTATGAGGAAATCCCAAATACTGTTTTAGAAAATGACCTGTATCCACGTTCTGATAGTGGTGTGTGTATAACGTCCTTACATGGTTGCAAAGGTTTGGAGTTCAGGATCGTCATTTTAGCAAACTACACTGAGATTGGTTCAGATGTTAGAAAGTTAGATCCTGGGGACTGGTATACAGATATTAAAGTCAGTCAAACGGAATGCCTTAAATATGTAGCATCAACTCGCAGTAGGGAAGAACTAATCGTTACTTACTGTGATTAA
- a CDS encoding UvrD-helicase domain-containing protein, with amino-acid sequence MASIYPADPEFSNYAEEMVYKLFKDHLPQEYIVYFNYYIDHKEFDIAILIPNKGILVIEIKAWRAEQVIEVKDINNMLYRTKNGAEIWEKSPYKQATGYCKSFINRIKSELNKDILVLPLVCFPHVKLAEYKNSGLNILSPVVEHTLCEEDLEPSMIRERLLSVFTKFEKMSIDPFDYTRMIEIRKFFEPWEQIRSSLTSVVDQTAVTRIGTREHYSILGYMPSMVPNDLLDEKLAYYYRHWQQGSKIILILESEVHLKYVREKIEEFLNESALQNKFSFIHRNGQVKDSIFNMFLYLTKEPLGREVSFEILDGKYEGFEQDLIRVDGSSPFNLNQFKIEHAPIERNINIKAGAGSGKTFSMIARISYLIYSHRLRADQLSDAIYLITFTNEAASNMKEKLQEYFQNYFLVTKDYEAFRMIESVEGMNISTIHSLVKRIIQKFSAVIGLGSNLKIVTGRYERGQSIAQALNKYIDEENIDASDLHLSMYKLQRRIRTFLEKLESKNVDIINDSLDFGVNEMNPQLHRLLTNVLVETETAIRQDLNNSGVIRLSDLMIKLKEITHHNSELFQTYKNRIKYLFVDEFQDTDDAQIELMNLIQSKVGFNYFVVGDVKQCIYRFRGAEVKAFDQLVGELGEQWGLSYTLNKNYRTDSQLLERFEKSFASWGRGPSPRLAYIREEDHLTSHLRINASSEPFFREVELVDEKDNDEFKDVFCRELRSLYEVMPEKGTLAILVRENNEAEKIRQLGSECDFFIETDAGGNLFQLESTLDLYKLVMALQNSQSPKHLFNLYSTCYVNKYIPKAMLNSFHQDKEKILQFFRENPPIDGWAEYLMQLKREPVLFVLRNILLHTIPWESYGSKFKHQPESRYLFERFYKRNLDQLFEVISQSFDGDYLTLNKLEQFLRIMIITKQAEENREQLNLQAEGKKRIVCMTVHKSKGLEFDTVFMPFTNRDLMSSKKSGPVEVINLSKGKIGYKFRLDTPMVINEYKKEIDMKNNYFKAEENKEKIEQVHEETRILYVAMTRAIRNFVYMTYSNSTAEKSWQKFIKEEIT; translated from the coding sequence ATGGCATCGATCTACCCAGCGGATCCAGAATTCAGTAATTATGCGGAAGAGATGGTATATAAGTTATTTAAAGATCATCTGCCGCAAGAATATATCGTCTACTTTAATTATTATATAGATCATAAAGAATTTGACATTGCAATCTTAATACCGAATAAAGGAATATTGGTTATTGAGATTAAGGCTTGGAGAGCAGAACAAGTAATTGAAGTAAAAGACATCAACAATATGCTGTATCGCACGAAGAACGGTGCTGAGATTTGGGAGAAGTCACCGTATAAGCAAGCAACCGGATATTGTAAATCATTTATTAATAGAATCAAAAGTGAGTTGAACAAAGATATCCTGGTTCTACCTCTCGTTTGCTTTCCACACGTTAAATTAGCTGAGTATAAGAACTCAGGTTTAAACATACTTTCTCCAGTAGTAGAGCATACACTTTGTGAAGAAGATTTAGAGCCAAGTATGATTCGTGAGCGTCTGCTTAGTGTATTTACTAAATTCGAAAAAATGTCGATTGATCCTTTTGACTATACGCGAATGATCGAAATTCGTAAGTTTTTCGAACCCTGGGAACAGATCCGCAGTTCATTAACGAGCGTCGTTGATCAAACCGCAGTAACTCGAATAGGGACAAGAGAGCACTATTCGATTCTAGGCTATATGCCGTCCATGGTGCCGAATGATCTGTTAGACGAGAAGTTAGCTTACTATTATAGGCATTGGCAGCAGGGCTCTAAGATCATTTTAATCCTCGAATCAGAGGTCCACTTAAAGTATGTTAGGGAAAAAATCGAGGAGTTTCTGAATGAATCAGCTCTACAGAATAAATTTAGTTTTATCCACCGTAATGGGCAAGTTAAAGATTCGATTTTCAATATGTTTTTATACCTTACAAAGGAACCACTTGGAAGGGAAGTTTCCTTTGAGATTTTAGATGGAAAATACGAAGGATTTGAGCAGGATTTAATACGGGTTGACGGCAGTAGTCCGTTTAATCTAAATCAATTCAAAATCGAACATGCACCTATTGAAAGAAATATCAATATTAAGGCTGGAGCGGGCAGCGGAAAGACATTTTCTATGATTGCTCGCATTAGCTACTTAATCTATTCGCATCGACTTCGTGCCGACCAGCTAAGCGACGCTATTTATTTAATTACATTTACTAATGAGGCTGCTTCAAATATGAAGGAGAAGCTTCAAGAATACTTTCAAAACTATTTTCTCGTTACCAAAGATTACGAAGCCTTCCGCATGATTGAATCGGTAGAAGGAATGAATATTTCTACAATTCATTCTTTAGTAAAGCGAATCATTCAGAAGTTTTCCGCAGTCATCGGACTAGGAAGCAACCTTAAGATCGTCACAGGTAGATACGAGCGGGGTCAGAGTATCGCCCAGGCTTTGAACAAATACATTGATGAAGAGAATATTGACGCCTCTGATCTTCATTTGAGTATGTATAAGTTACAGCGGCGCATACGCACATTCCTAGAGAAGCTAGAGAGTAAAAATGTTGATATCATTAATGATTCATTGGACTTTGGTGTAAATGAAATGAATCCGCAACTTCATCGGTTGCTAACGAATGTTCTGGTTGAAACGGAAACGGCCATTCGTCAAGATCTGAATAACAGTGGGGTTATCAGATTAAGCGATTTAATGATCAAGTTGAAAGAAATTACTCACCACAATTCAGAATTGTTCCAAACTTATAAGAACCGTATCAAGTATTTGTTTGTTGATGAGTTTCAAGATACCGACGATGCCCAAATTGAACTTATGAATTTGATTCAAAGTAAGGTGGGTTTCAATTATTTTGTTGTAGGTGATGTTAAACAGTGTATTTACAGATTTCGTGGGGCTGAGGTTAAGGCATTCGACCAATTGGTTGGAGAACTCGGGGAACAATGGGGGCTAAGCTATACGCTTAACAAGAACTACCGTACGGATTCACAGCTATTGGAACGATTCGAGAAGTCCTTTGCTAGCTGGGGGAGGGGCCCGTCACCGAGATTGGCTTATATCAGAGAAGAAGATCATTTAACAAGTCATTTGAGGATAAATGCATCTTCAGAGCCTTTCTTCAGAGAAGTCGAACTTGTTGACGAAAAAGATAATGATGAATTTAAGGATGTCTTCTGCCGCGAACTAAGATCGTTATATGAGGTTATGCCTGAGAAAGGTACACTGGCAATACTTGTCCGGGAAAATAATGAGGCAGAGAAAATTCGGCAATTGGGAAGTGAATGTGATTTCTTCATAGAAACGGATGCTGGTGGTAATTTATTTCAGTTGGAATCTACATTAGATTTATATAAGCTGGTGATGGCATTACAAAATTCCCAAAGTCCGAAGCACTTATTTAATCTATATAGTACTTGCTATGTTAATAAGTATATTCCAAAAGCTATGTTGAATAGTTTTCATCAGGATAAAGAAAAGATTCTTCAGTTTTTTCGTGAAAATCCACCTATCGATGGCTGGGCCGAATATTTGATGCAATTGAAACGTGAACCTGTATTATTTGTTTTACGAAACATCCTCTTGCATACGATTCCTTGGGAATCTTACGGAAGTAAGTTTAAGCATCAACCAGAATCACGTTATTTGTTTGAGAGGTTTTATAAGAGAAATCTTGACCAGCTCTTTGAGGTCATCAGTCAGAGCTTTGACGGGGATTATTTAACACTTAATAAACTAGAACAATTTCTTCGTATCATGATTATAACGAAACAAGCCGAGGAAAACCGGGAGCAGCTCAACTTGCAGGCCGAGGGAAAAAAGAGAATCGTGTGTATGACTGTGCATAAGTCTAAAGGATTAGAGTTTGATACAGTGTTTATGCCTTTCACCAACAGGGATTTAATGAGCTCGAAGAAATCAGGTCCTGTTGAGGTCATCAACTTGTCTAAGGGTAAGATTGGCTATAAATTCAGGCTGGACACACCGATGGTTATTAACGAGTATAAGAAAGAAATTGACATGAAAAATAATTACTTTAAGGCTGAAGAAAATAAAGAGAAAATTGAGCAGGTTCATGAGGAGACACGAATCTTATATGTAGCAATGACAAGAGCGATCCGGAATTTTGTCTATATGACATATTCAAACAGCACGGCTGAGAAATCGTGGCAGAAGTTCATCAAAGAGGAGATCACATGA